Proteins encoded in a region of the Ziziphus jujuba cultivar Dongzao chromosome 3, ASM3175591v1 genome:
- the LOC107422148 gene encoding putative lipid-transfer protein DIR1 gives MKASSSSPKIMVVALLLIAMASHGVFQVSNAQTICKVSVSGLMTCKPAVTAPNPSPPSANCCSALSHADFQCLCSYRNSNLLPSLGIDPNLAMQLPRKCKLPHPASC, from the coding sequence ATGaaggcttcttcttcttctccaaagATAATGGTAGTAGCTTTGCTGCTAATTGCCATGGCTAGCCATGGAGTTTTTCAAGTCTCAAATGCCCAAACCATTTGCAAAGTGTCAGTTTCAGGTTTGATGACCTGCAAACCTGCAGTGACAGCACCAAACCCTAGCCCACCATCTGCCAACTGCTGCTCTGCACTTTCCCATGCAGATTTCCAGTGCCTCTGTTCTTACAGGAATTCCAACCTTCTTCCTTCCCTTGGGATTGACCCTAATTTGGCAATGCAGCTTCCTCGAAAGTGCAAGCTTCCTCATCCTGCTAGTTGTTAG
- the LOC107422166 gene encoding signal peptide peptidase-like 5: MASFSTSLLRLILLFSLISLSFSASSDVTLDDDGSPKSPSCNNPYKLVKVKNWADGVERDTFVGVNARFGSLLPIRYNSTLKWPVVLTNPLNGCSKSTTQLSRSVALSVRGDCDFTVKAQNAESGGALALMVINDKEDLYKMVCPENATTLNISIPTVMIPKSGGEKLNDSLSSGKKVEVAMYSPKRPVVDFSVVFLWMMAVGTLAVATLWSDFTSVEETDERYNELSPKRSSKDETSKDDESDILDINAKGAVVFVLTASTFLVLLYFFMSSWFVWVLIILFSIGGIEGMHNVIVSLISSKCRSCGRKTLTLPLVGEISILSFIVLLFCMAFAIVWIIKRKSSHAWIGQDILGICLMITVLQIARLPNIRVATILLCCAFVYDIFWVFISPVLFKESVMIAVARGDNSGGEAMPMLLRVPRTFDPWGGYDMVGFGDILFPGLLVSFSHRFDKANKKSFSTSYFPWLMSGYGLGLFLTYLGLYIMNGHGQPALLYLVPCTLGVTVILGSIRGELRELWNYGTEESHESSSEA, encoded by the exons ATGGCGTCTTTCTCAACCAGCCTCCTCCGCCTAattcttctcttctctctcatttctctctccttttcagCTTCCAGCGATGTCACCCTTGACGACGATGGGTCTCCTAAGTCCCCCTCTTGTAACAACCCTTATAAATTG gTCAAGGTTAAGAATTGGGCTGATGGTGTAGAACGGGATACTTTTGTAGGGGTTAATGCAAGATTTGGGTCTTTATTGCCTATTCGTTATAACTCTACTCTCAAATGGCCTGTTGTCTTAACAAATCCCTTAAATGGCTGTTCTAAGTCCACAACACAG TTATCTAGATCTGTTGCATTGTCAGTACGTGGTGATTGTGACTTCACAGTTAAGGCACAGAATGCAGAGTCAGGAGGTGCCCTTGCACTGATGGTGATAAATGACAAAGAAG ACCTTTACAAGATGGTTTGTCCTGAAAATGCCACtactttaaatatttcaataccTACTGTGATGATTCCAAAGTCAGGAGGAGAAAAGCTAAACGATTCTTTATCAAGTGGTAAAAAAG TGGAAGTTGCTATGTATTCTCCAAAACGCCCAGTCGTGGACTTCTCAGTGGTATTCTTATGGATGATGGCTGTTGGGACACTTGCAGTTGCTACACTTTGGTCAGATTTTACTTCTGTTGAGGAAACCGATGAGCGTTATAATGAGCTATCGCCAAAG AGATCTTCTAAAGATGAAACAAGTAAAGATGATGAGAGTGACATTCTTGATATTAATGCAAAGGGTGCTGTAGTGTTTGTCTTAACAGCTTCAACTTTTCTGGtgcttctatatttttttatgtcatCTTGGTTTGTCTGGGTGCTGATTATACTTTTCTCCATTGGTGGTATTGAG GGAATGCATAATGTTATAGTAAGCCTGATTTCAAG TAAATGCAGAAGCTGTGGGAGGAAGACGTTGACTTTGCCTCTTGTGGGGGAGATTTCTATCCTCTCATTCATTGTATTACTTTTCTGTATGGCATTTGCAATTGTCTGGATTATCAAGAGAAAATCTTCACATGCTTGGATTGGGCAAGATATTCTT GGTATCTGCTTGATGATAACAGTCTTGCAAATTGCTCGATTACCTAATATCAGG GTTGCTACTATACTTCTATGTTGTGCGTTTGTTTATGACATCTTTTGGGTATTTATATCACCAGTGTTGTTCAAAGAGAGTGTCATGATTGCA GTTGCTCGAGGTGACAATAGTGGTGGAGAAGCTATGCCCATGCTTTTAAGAGTACCTCGTACTTTTGACCCTTGGGGTGGTTATGATATGGTTGGCTTTGGGGATATTCTCTTTCCTGGTTTGCTTGTTTCATTTTCTCATAG ATTTGACAAAGCAAATAAGAAGAGTTTTTCAACTTCATACTTTCCTTGGTTGATGTCAGGCTATGGCTTAG GCCTTTTCCTTACATATCTGGGATTATATATAATGAATGGGCATGGTCAACCTGCACTGCTCTATCTTGTTCCATGTACACTAG GTGTTACTGTTATATTGGGTTCGATAAGAGGTGAGTTGAGGGAACTCTGGAATTATGGCACAGAGGAATCTCATGAATCTTCTAGTGAGGCTTGA